In the genome of Cellvibrio sp. KY-YJ-3, one region contains:
- a CDS encoding HAMP domain-containing sensor histidine kinase: MKPRLSLKQSISLTYILLAIIVAGAFSLVSYISVEIIEEKVIDARLAMMADRLIDFPPGERMPDAPPDIQFLIDDAIPMELQQLPVGVHELMLGSRQVRLLLRDHDTHRYAVVQEVDELEHTERVIRLSLAVGFVFSILLAAVLGVLCARRMIAPVAALADAVGRNAGPTELPSLSAQDEIGVLSRAFAKRTYELQQFLQREQLFTGDVSHELRTPLTIMLGAAEVLAAQLSDHPAQLATAERIRRVAAETAQRVSALLLLARAPELQGAPYTILNTIVESEMERCQPLLYGKPVEFTLDLRASVSANVYPELAGIVIGNLLRNACQHTEQGHISVQLVAGQLVVEDTGTGLPQKVRERLFERFIHGDDRPAHEGAGLGLSIVKRVVDYCGWSLQLETPEAGGTRFVLSFPPASHS; encoded by the coding sequence ATGAAGCCTAGACTTTCGCTCAAACAAAGCATTTCACTTACCTATATCCTGTTGGCGATCATAGTGGCTGGTGCCTTCAGTTTGGTTTCTTATATTTCGGTGGAGATTATTGAAGAGAAGGTAATCGATGCACGATTGGCAATGATGGCGGATAGATTGATTGACTTCCCGCCGGGGGAGCGCATGCCTGACGCGCCGCCGGACATACAATTCCTGATCGACGACGCTATACCCATGGAGCTGCAGCAATTACCGGTGGGTGTCCATGAGCTAATGCTCGGCAGCCGGCAGGTTCGTCTGTTATTGCGTGACCATGACACCCACCGCTATGCCGTGGTGCAGGAGGTTGATGAGCTTGAACATACGGAACGGGTAATCCGCCTCTCTTTGGCGGTTGGTTTTGTATTCAGCATTTTGCTCGCCGCAGTGCTTGGCGTATTGTGCGCACGGAGGATGATTGCACCGGTCGCGGCGCTTGCCGATGCGGTCGGTCGCAATGCGGGGCCTACTGAACTGCCTTCCCTGTCTGCGCAAGATGAAATTGGCGTATTGTCGCGCGCTTTTGCCAAGCGTACTTATGAGCTTCAGCAGTTCCTGCAGCGCGAGCAACTGTTCACCGGTGACGTCAGCCATGAGTTACGCACACCTTTAACGATTATGCTGGGCGCCGCGGAAGTATTAGCTGCGCAATTGTCGGATCACCCGGCGCAACTGGCTACGGCGGAGCGCATTCGCCGCGTGGCGGCAGAAACGGCACAGCGGGTTAGCGCACTGCTTCTGCTGGCGCGCGCCCCGGAATTGCAGGGCGCACCGTACACCATTCTCAACACTATCGTAGAGTCAGAAATGGAGCGCTGCCAACCCCTGTTGTACGGCAAACCGGTTGAATTCACCCTGGATTTACGCGCGTCGGTTTCTGCCAATGTGTATCCCGAATTGGCTGGCATAGTGATTGGTAATTTACTGCGTAACGCCTGTCAGCATACCGAGCAGGGGCATATTTCGGTTCAGCTGGTCGCTGGCCAGCTAGTGGTCGAAGATACCGGTACCGGTCTTCCCCAAAAGGTGCGCGAGCGATTGTTTGAGCGTTTTATCCATGGTGACGACCGACCGGCACACGAGGGGGCAGGGTTGGGGCTGTCAATTGTCAAACGCGTGGTCGACTATTGCGGTTGGAGCCTGCAGCTGGAAACTCCAGAAGCCGGGGGGACGCGCTTCGTGTTGTCCTTTCCGCCCGCGTCTCACTCTTAA